The Zeugodacus cucurbitae isolate PBARC_wt_2022May chromosome 4, idZeuCucr1.2, whole genome shotgun sequence genome includes the window TATAGCAAGTGTCGGGAATTGTTGTGCTTTGGAGAGAACACACTGCTTGAGACTGAATTGAACTTCAACGTTTTCATTATTGATAAATGCTGTAGAGGAATTCAAACCACATATGTAATGGAAGCATTGGAATTTGGCCAACAATTGGATTGTCTTAAATCGCATGCGAGGCAAAGAACTAAAAGAACTCAGATAGATGTGGCTTTGGAAGACGAGTGTATGACtatatacatttgagttttattatttacggttacatatgaatataataaCTGAAAACTGCGTATCATTGTTTTTGAAATAGATTAATTAGAaacatatttgaataaaatactcgagtatgagaaaaaaatttactggTTCTCATATAGGAAATAGTGTGGCTTCCTACTGCTGTTTGTTGAAtgttaataatgttaaaatGATTCATTATGAATTAGTAagtatattttcaaaagtatccGTAGTTAATTCTTCGTTCATTTGCATGGTGTAATGtcgtttttatgtatttattaatagaATACAATtccaaaattgattttttttttaattttaaatatttgtacattagGGTGTTCCGTAAATGTAGCAACAtaataagttttcaaaattaggtttatattttatgtgttgtttttgtactttttacATTCAACAGGTTATCctttttatgtgtatgtgtgttttcttaagaTCAACCGATCCAAGTAGTGTTAAATCGCCGATATAGTAATCTTTCGCAGGATAAAAGCCGTATTGATTCCGATAACTTAGAAACGGTGGTGGTAATGGTATGCTTTCTTCTTGTACATTATCGTTTAAAGATTTAAGGATTAcaatttatgttaatatttttgtttatacgtagtatatataaatattatatacaaagcATTAGTTGATACTTTATCCCACCATGATCACATTTGGTTTCTATATAATCGTGATCTGTAgacttacatttgtatgtgaTCGTCAGCAAAGAATGAGTTCCTTTAAGCTCCATCTACTACATAACTATGTGTGTCTAAAATCTTTTCTGGTAAAGGTCTTTCAGCTggaagtacatatttatttgaggAACAACAGCCGCATCAACAATCTCTTAAATAATGCGTACATTACATTAAAATCGCCAAATATAGTTTTAGAATTCTTTTCAAATCAGAGAAACACTTTTTAGCGGTATTATTTACCGGAATCTACAGATATGGTAAAGAAGCCAATAAAAAGGAATAGAACTTAACCCTTACAAGGACATGAGAAGCACGAAACTTGCAGCGTATATTtggacataaaaaataaattatttaaattcatattcaGAATCGgtccaaaaatcattatatatcatCAATCATAATAATATCTGAGAAAGAAATAAAGATATTGAACTTCAGCGTTTAATATTAACTCTATATTTTGCCTTCACAAAAGGGTTAAGCATCAAATCATGACAAATATAAGCAATTTGTTTGACTGTTTAATGAGCATGTTAGGTCAGCGAAGCCAGTATACAATATCTCTTCTAAACTttattcattaataataataatattttaattaaaattcaattcataCATTTTCGGAATAACAACTTGAATAACACACCTGCACGGAAGTATGCTCCATTCACAATAGTGCTCGTGTTGAGTAGCTGTCATTACTGCTGGCAGCACTGCCTGCCAATTGTCAAATTCTCATGTTTTGTACTTTTCTTCCTACTTCTCTTTCTTTTCTAATTTTACAGGCTTGGTGGGTGCTTTGTGCTCAAATTTAATCTTGAAATATTTCCAATTATACGGGCCATCAccgcaaaattattatttaaaagtgaaattagaATGATTATTACAAcgaagttgaaaatattttatatatttcccaattttatttacattttgttaaCTCTTTAAAAACTTGGCGGTGATGGCTAGTGCGctgcatatgtacacatatttgttggcaCATATAcacgaaatttataacaaatgtaATGGTGCGTTTCTAatataaaatgtgtatattcttcGATTTCTGTAGATATTGAAAGCCAGAAATGGGTCGTGTTATTCGTGCACAACGTAAAGGCGCTGGGTCCGTCTTCAAGGCCCATGTTAAGAGGCGTAAGGGAGCCGCTAAATTGAGACCTTTGGATTTCTCTGAACGCAATGGATACATCCGTGGTGTTGTTAAGGTGACTTACAGAAAATAATTGTCATTTAAAagttttacttatatatttattatatttcaatttcaggAAATCATCCACGATCCCGGCCGTGGCGCTCCATTGTCTGTAGTGCACTTCCGTGACCCCTACCGCTACAAGGTCCGTAAGGAACTGTTCATCGCCCCTGAGGGTATGCATACCGGTCAATTCGTGTACTGTGGTCGCAAAGCCACTTTGCAAATCGGCAATGTGATGCCACTGTCAGTGATGCCTGAAGGTACCATCATTTGCAACTTGGAGGAGAAGACTGGTGATCGTGGCCGTTTGGCGCGTACATCTGGTAACTACGCCACCGTAATTGCCCACAATCCCGACACCAAGAAGACTCGCGTTAAGCTGCCATCTGGTGCCAAGAAAGTTGTGCCCTCTGCCAATCGTGCTATGGTTGGTATTGTTGCCGGTGGTGGTCGTATCGACAAGCCCATCTTGAAGGCTGGTCGTGCCTACCACAAATACAAGGTGAAACGCAACAGCTGGCCTAAGGTTCGTGGTGTTGCTATGAATCCCGTTGAGCATCCTCACGGTGGTGGTAACCATCAACATATTGGTAAAGCTTCCACAGTCAAGCGTGGTACATCTGCTGGTCGTAAGGTCGGTCTCATCGCTGCCCGTCGTACCGGTAGAATACGTGGTGGTAAGGGAGACAGCAAGGACAAATAAGCTGGAGTTGGACAACAATGAGGGTTTAGTTGAAGGGAGTGAATATTGTAAAAGTGAGAATGTGTATTTGTTGGTGAATATCGAATGGATTCACATTtacgcattaaaaataaaaacatttttattttaaaatggaattttgtgatttttgaatttattttttgtttggtaaatatttttttaatatcatttttaGTTTGATCTCTGACGCGAATGACATTGAGTAGATACATTAATATTGAGTTTGTAATGAGGAAAACAGAAGAACTGTAGGGATATGgccaaattataaattttgctcaaaataatggtttaaaaagaaaaaaattcaaattagagtaacaaatgtagaaaaaaatttgaaaattaaataaaagaggaATTATTTGGTCCTAGCGCGGACAGTGCTAGGTCCTGGGGAACGTttgtttcacatacatatacatgtgtccATAATAAAGATAGAAATCAGCTACCACGACACTGGGGTCTTCGGATACATATCTTATATATCAGGTTTATTTCACTTCAGAGATTATGAATTGGACATTATagcttttatttgtataaataatgttttctGTCCTTACAGAAATCAAAACAATAAGGAAGtcatattaaatttacaaaaaacttttctaGCAAAAAAATCTGTATAATACTGTTTGGGTCTAATGATTACAATTTATTGTTCCGACTTATTAGTTGTGAAACATCGTAccacaatatatatttatatattcagaaTATTGaactatacaaatattttaaatatttacatacaattttataattttgtgacACAGTAACAAGTGTCATCCAAGTTTCAAACCTGTCATCGATGGTATAAAACATGGCATTTTGACATTTTCGCCATTCTCCCTTTGACAATCAAAAGTCATTGCAGaagaaaagtgaattttttttacttcattgatGATTGGCTAGGGATAAGGAACGAAAAAAGTTTATTGGCAATTGTTTTGGTTCACAAGTTAAATACGTTTAATTTGggcaaattattataatttaaaaagaaaatattgcaaatcaaACAGTGCGACCAAATAAAGAAATCAGTTTATTGAATATCGTGCGAGAAATTGGAAAATCTGCGTATTAAGGTAAATGAAATTCACACAATCGTATTAGAAATCTAATTGATCGATGGGGAAAAATGGCCAACGCAGccaaagtgtaaaaaaataaaaatacaaggtGAATTGGCCGTTAAGCTTTCATTCAATGACAAGCTTAAgattatttgtgtgtttgtgtttctgATTATTTATTCTTACGTAAATTTCCTTCAAAAGTCGTATATAAATAATGGAAATAATAATGTGTATAAAGGGTCAACTTAAATTGAATGAATTGTTTAAGTTCAGATTCTGCTTGTGGAGACTACATACTACAATATCGAGTTGACGTTGAGTTAATTGGAGACGCGCCACTGCAGCGCAGTGAAGTCAATTGATTTATCAATGCAAGCCAATTTAATGGCAGTGGGAatgataaaaatagaaatatccTTGTGTGTGGTAGTTTTTAGTGAATGAATCATGAAACTCCTTGTTTTGTAGGTTTTATTGACTTTCGCTGTTTTGTTGCGCTTGAAAGGAGGGCAGTTGCGATTGAGGactacatttttatttctcaaTTTTAAATCTCAGTTACAAATCGTATAgtataaatatctttttttttgacaaaatgttttaattcaaataacttATATCATTATCCAGTAACTAGATTCGAGTTTGTAAATTTACTACATTATTCAGTGTAGTTGAGGAAATGTAttctttatatttacatacattttttgcaaCAGTTCGCTAATTAATTCGAAAACGTATTCGGCCTTTTGCTTGTAtgaactattaaaaaatattgaattgatgTTTTTGAGTCAATAGTAATTTGTTTTGATAACGttacttataaaatatttactcggAAAATACTTAAAGATTAGAATTAGAACCAGTCGtcgttcttgttgttattgtaacagcaaataataataatcaggaATAATGCTGTGAAGGACGTGGACATAAATTTAAAGTGCAATAGTTCCGATAACGCTCCAAAGCTTTTGTTTACCGATCAGACAACAAAATTAGGGATAATGCTATTCAAAGcaagttttaacaaatttcatGGTTGTGGCTCTTTTAGATAACGCAAATTTCTGCAAATACAAAATCCATAAGCAAAGCATAAATTATTGTGGTGGCtgcaaaagtaaattttgatgATGTGACGGGGTATTTAGTCACACTATCTGGGTTCGATCTTCTTAACAAAATCATACCATCGTAATGTGTAAATTACAAAACCAAACTCGTTTGATAACATACGCTTTATGAAGCAGATTAGAGTGAATTTTAAGCTAGCTTAAAGATTTCTCTACTGGAAAGGCTTGATTGCTTTTCCATCAAGTACTATTGCGGCCTTTGCAAtcagttatatgtacatacacggtACTATTTATGTTAGCTCTGCTGTAAGAATTAACACTTACCATTACTGCCTCAAAGTGGTTAGCATTGTGCGAAATACACAAAAACATTGatttgtatgtgcatacatatgtacatgcatattatTACTTACTTGCTTAAAGCATGTCTTATTTCACAACTCATTCATTTACTAATATGTATTAGTCAAACAATAAGAAGTGTGAATATCGAAGCAGCTGACCgtttacattcatacatacattgtatgaAATAATGGATTGCCTTTAAACAGCATGTATTtacggacatacatacatacatacatccaaaaGTATGAGTTATGTTTGTGTTTGGTTTTGTGCCGGTAATTACCTCTTCCTGTCGCAGGTGTTGGAAGGTTGGCTGTGTGTGAAGCATGCAGCTGCGCGAAAGTGTCTGTATAGTCCATGAAAGTACTTACAAAATACAAACACTAGAAttaacatttttcttcggtGAAATTATATCgaacattttaatttgaatttaattttatacgtACAAAACTtgcaaaaatttagtaaatagattttaaatatttaacatgcatatgtatatgtactgtTTGTAAACTATAGATATGCACTTGAATCAAAGAAGTGCTGGAAATACAAGTACATTTTGAGTACGAGTACTCTTTTATGTACACATAATACAAGTTCCTGTACTCAAAGCACTACTTTTGATTACAAGATGTTGCAATCATCCATCTGAAGCTCCAGCTGAagttaaacaattaaattaagtgGAAACATGTTCACactttattttaagattttttttatatgaattgtaattttttattctgtgagctttatgttttttttcaatctgtttaaacaaatgtattttttatacgcATAGTGCctcaattaacaaaataattttcgaaacgGGACTTTTACTTATTGTTGGTTACTATTaatgagtatgtacatatacatacatacatatatgtatatattttgctacgttttttcaatactttatttacacatttgatTAACTGTAAGCTTACCTTATCGCATAGGTATTTATCAGCAACTGCTTTGCGATTACCAAGCAggcatagatatgtatgtgtgcactgGGTACATGTAACGGTTGTGGAACATCAGCACATACGTGCAAGCAAAGGTATTTGGTTGATAACCAGTTtattgcatttgtatgtatgtatgtctattggCAAAAGCGACGCGAAAGCGGTTAATTATTTGCTATGCCAACTCTTTGCTTTACACAagtgtttaaattaataaatatttctcgtTAAATGTATACTTAATGCGCTTATATATTTGCGAAAGTATATACTTACCTATTTGCTAGTGTGGGTATTAAGTCAAGGAACTTAACCGATAATGCAACGTATTGAGTTTCTGGCCTTtaaagtttatatatgtatattatccaGTATTAAAGAAGCTTACAAATATGTGTGCATATATGTGTGTCTATCTTGTAGTAGTATTTTCTACTCCGTCTTCCATTGAGAATTAAATTGTTCAGGAATTAAGACGTAAATTTTACTTTCCATATCAATCATATAAGGTACTTTAgtactcaaaaaatatttctttaattatttaatttgaagcTAGCAAAAAAAGTTGGCTTCTCCATGTGATTTATAAGACTTCCTTGAATTGGAGGTGTTTagatacagacatacatacataagtacataaatacGTGTTTATATACAAAGGTATTGCATTACCAAGAAcgcaaaaatatgtttattcccTCAATTACTCTATTTGAGTCGCGTGTTAAGCTATTTCCCAGCTATCTTCTGCCACAAATTGCCACACGTTGCCGATAATAagcacatatacaaatatttgtttatgattaaatttattttatgtgattTACGTGAGATAATAGTCTATTTTATCTCCTAATTAAGTtgtttaaaatagtaaaaattaagtaattggTCATAAAAGACGAAAGGGATTAAGCTCAGGTGAAAACGAACTTTATTATGACCAAGGCATACATTTCTCAAATGTTGTTAATTATGGTAGAATAACATGCAAATTAGgctacttaattttattatcacTAGAGATTGCGAAGATATGCTTTGTGAAGTACATTTTCCTCTAAAATAATCTTATTTTTGATGCCGTTGTCCCTTGGGGGTAAATTGTTGAAaggtttcataaatatataacaaatctaTCAATCGTGCTTTTAACTTTTAAGTGTTATGTCTACTCGAACACAATTTCACACTTACTTCAAtcaagcaatttatttttactaatctGATGTTGATAATACATACATGAAATAAATTCGAATTCGAATCAGTAATTTGTTATTGCTCGGGTCGTTGCTCAACATTTTTATCGCCTCAAGTACAATGTGTTGATTAATGCCAATTTCCAAGATATCAATGAATATGttaattttgtattgtatacaaatgcaatatttttaagttatcaaTCACTTGATTTAATCACATTTTCCACGATTCAAGAGTCGATTTTAGATAATCGtaataaattcgaatttttaatcAGTCAAGGTCTGTCAAATCGTCAGCAGTATTCATGATGCAGAAAGTTTTCggcgactacaacaacaattctatttatatcaagagtataatttttagaaatgctTCCAGGTTCTGATTATGTAGCCTCAATTGTCGAGTGGACGGTATGCATCAAGTTCGTTTTCTTTCTGGTAACCTTCAACAATACAAGCAAACAGGGAAGTTTCAATGCAGTTCATTCCACCGATAGTAGAACCGTTTAAGACATAGTAAGGCTTGCTTGGATAATATATCATATTTGTatagtttcatatttttaaaataagaaccgggaagtacacgaaatttgtttgtttgtgaaagttatgtttgtatatttgcatatttacaaacatataaatatgtctatAGTATATATAGCAGAAATCGAAATAAGTTCCTACAATTTGGTAAACAGTAcattaaaacatatgtatgtagttcgtTCCTTATCTTTAAAAAgcttagaaaaatatttgtttaattgtttCAGTTTTTTATTAGAGACAGGCGTTTATTTAATCTGCAAATACGAAACAGATATTTACGTATACGTTTGCATGTTATATTACGTGCTTCGCGTGATTATAAAGCTTAAACCAAGCAAGATATAATACGATACAAGtacttatttaactttaatgacAACAGTGGGAACCACGCGTAGAATTGTTTTGGTGTTGACAGCCGactgaaagtgaattttaagttaatttaatttgcgGTTAAGCGTACGTATGCACTTaaacatgtaaatataataatattagatgtctatatatatatatatattttaatatgcaaATCTATGTTTGTGCGCATTTATTATTATGACGCCTTAATTGTTGTGCCTTTTCTTCTACTATCTGTAGTAGcacattttcattgcatgtaCTCCCCTGGGGTGGTTGTGTTTCAAGGCCGCCGTAGTTTGTTGGTTTatatagataattattttagtgccatatgaaaataaaaatctttatgGAGTTaccttttccacatttttttgaaaGCTTATTTTCGATATAAACTTAAAAGCTGCATATGATGATAAGGAGAGACCTCCAGGGACAGTagcatttatattaataaagcgTAAATCTACATATCATGTGATCAACTTCCATTATTCGTTTGACATTATTATAATTGTCAGTTTTTGAACAGAATGTTGGGCGTATTGCCACCTTTCCGGGCTAATATCGTCTCTCTCTAAAATTGGTTAGCTTAGCTTCCATCACAGAGCTTCCTTAGAAAGTTTTGAAAGAGAAAGGTATGCATTTTGTATATCGTTTAACttgaaatgtatatacatatgttaccaTCTCGTTGATTGCGAGAGTGTCAACGATTCCAAACTTATTCCatagttgttatttatttttttatttcgatatatcaataaataagcATTTGgtggtattttattaaatatttatggctCAACTTCATTTGAATTTAAGGGTGTGGTGGTGATCTTCATAATGAAGCGTCTTCTAGccaaatttacaaacatacatatacatataacacatatgtatgtatatgagtatatttaaatatgtatggctTGAATAGGCAACGGCGCATGAAGGAAGTTACATCATCAATTTGAGAAGTTAATCAAGCGCAGTCAGAGCATCTTccaaacacaaatacacatacatccaAAAACCTATTGTCGCCGTTGTGAATTGAGAAATTTaagcatttcattaaattactaCTTGTACTTGCGACTAGATGCGCCAAATCAAATCGTGTCTAATATCTACTCATATTTGTCGCTTGTTGTAGGCGTTGGCATTTTTTCAACGCCTGCTTACTGTTGTTTAATTGATGGTTAACTATTCTAGTAAACCCGTGCAGGCAGCTGTACATGAAGTGCTCACAAGGCAATGAAACTTACACTGTAATGATGTAAAGCG containing:
- the LOC105220949 gene encoding 60S ribosomal protein L8; the protein is MGRVIRAQRKGAGSVFKAHVKRRKGAAKLRPLDFSERNGYIRGVVKEIIHDPGRGAPLSVVHFRDPYRYKVRKELFIAPEGMHTGQFVYCGRKATLQIGNVMPLSVMPEGTIICNLEEKTGDRGRLARTSGNYATVIAHNPDTKKTRVKLPSGAKKVVPSANRAMVGIVAGGGRIDKPILKAGRAYHKYKVKRNSWPKVRGVAMNPVEHPHGGGNHQHIGKASTVKRGTSAGRKVGLIAARRTGRIRGGKGDSKDK